The Microcaecilia unicolor chromosome 13, aMicUni1.1, whole genome shotgun sequence genome has a window encoding:
- the HES4 gene encoding transcription factor HES-4, producing MQRPVRTSQLSVAFALNRKMPADTMEKPTASPIAGAPASAAQTPDKPKSASEHRKSSKPIMEKRRRARINESLGQLKTLILDALKKDSSRHSKLEKADILEMTVKHLRNLQRAQMTAALSADPSVIGKYRAGFNECMNEVTRFLSTCEGVNTEVRTRLLSHLAACLGQIVAMNYSQAPASQPVHVQLPPAASSAPGPLGCKLNPADSGAPKVYGGFQLVPATDGQFAFLIPNPAFASSGSGPVIPLYANANVPGSPGAMSPIQGLTSFCPKLPAVSPVGGNTGSEAGDSVWRPW from the exons ATGCAACGTCCAGTCAGAACTAGCCAACTTTCGGTAGCATTTGCTTTAAATAGGAAAATGCCGGCGGATACGATGGAGAAACCCACCGCCTCCCCCATTGCTGGAGCCCCCGCTAGTGCTGCTCAGACTCCGGACAAACCTAAGAGTGCCAGTGAGCACAGGAAG TCTTCCAAACCCATCATGGAAAAGCGTCGCCGAGCCCGGATCAACGAAAGCCTGGGGCAGCTCAAGACTCTCATTCTGGACGCGCTAAAGAAAGAT agcTCCAGACACTCCAAGCTGGAGAAGGCCGATATCCTGGAGATGACCGTAAAGCACCTGAGAAACCTGCAGCGAGCCCAGATGACAG CTGCCTTGAGCGCGGATCCGAGTGTCATTGGCAAGTACCGGGCAGGATTTAACGAGTGCATGAACGAGGTGACCCGTTTCCTGTCCACCTGCGAGGGGGTCAACACTGAGGTCCGGACGCGCCTGCTCAGCCACCTAGCTGCCTGTCTGGGCCAAATAGTAGCCATGAACTACTCGCAGGCCCCGGCTTCTCAACCGGTGCATGTACAGCTcccacccgctgccagctccgcCCCGGGACCCCTAGGCTGCAAACTGAATCCTGCTGACTCCGGGGCCCCCAAGGTCTACGGGGGCTTCCAGTTAGTGCCGGCCACTGACGGACAGTTCGCCTTCCTGATCCCCAACCCTGCTTTCGCCTCCTCGGGCAGTGGCCCTGTGATCCCCTTGTACGCCAATGCCAACGTTCCCGGTAGTCCAGGAGCCATGTCCCCCATTCAAGGCCTTACCTCATTCTGCCCCAAGCTACCAGCGGTGAGCCCTGTGGGGGGCAACACAGGCTCCGAGGCCGGGGACTCAGTCTGGAGGCCATGGTGA